The Phycisphaeraceae bacterium genome has a window encoding:
- a CDS encoding ATP-dependent Clp protease ATP-binding subunit translates to MFERLTDRARKVMALANQEAQRFNHEYIGTEHILLGLVKEGSGVGANVLKNLDVDLRKVRLEVEKLVKSGPEMVTMGKLPQTPRAKKVIEYAIEEARNLNHNYVGTEHLLLGLLREHDGVAAQVLMNLGLKLEQVREEVLNLLGAGVESEEAGDPLEPAGEQPASSGGGQPQQRTKSKTPALDSFGRDLTELARAGQLDPVIGRKDEIERLIQVLCRRTKNNPVLLGEAGVGKTAIVEGLAQAIVSKDVPDLLHDRRLVVLDLAMMVAGTKYRGQFEERIKAVMNEVRRAKNVILFIDELHTLVGAGGAEGAIDASNVLKPALSRGEIQCIGATTFDEYRKYIEKDAALERRFQSIIVEPPSKSQTIEILKGLRPRYEEHHRVRITDDAIAEAVELSDRYITARVQPDKSIDVIDEAGARLRLKSMTKPPNLAEIEEKIERLSIAKDEAVKNADYEKAAELRDQAEKLRKDKEKLQEEWKRQTMEVGGTVDAEIIAEVVSKMTGVPLTRLEKEESARLMQLEAELHKTVVSQDEAVKAVARAIRKARSGLKDPKRPMGSFIFVGPSGVGKTLLAKALAEFMFGDADALVYLDMSEYMEKHNVSRLIGAPPGYVGYEEGGQLTERVRRRPYAVILLDEVEKAHPDVFNMLLQIMEEGRLTDSFGRHVDFKNTILIMTSNIGADLIKGGAAFGFGKRAEVQDYDKMKSTLMSEIEKFFRPEFINRLDEVIVFRPLVKDDLYHIIEIELAKVRERLSAKNMALELDLKAKDFLIEKGFNPDFGARPLRRAIGTYVEDPLAESLLTGDFHSGQKIIVTRKDEAENLYFVAEDLPAPTPATEPKAEEPPKKAAAAAASGKK, encoded by the coding sequence ATGTTCGAACGACTCACTGATCGTGCCCGCAAGGTGATGGCGCTGGCCAACCAGGAGGCCCAGCGCTTCAACCACGAGTACATCGGCACGGAGCACATCCTCCTCGGGCTGGTCAAGGAGGGTTCGGGTGTGGGCGCCAACGTGCTCAAGAACCTCGATGTGGATCTGCGCAAGGTGCGGCTCGAGGTCGAAAAACTCGTCAAGAGCGGGCCCGAGATGGTGACGATGGGCAAGTTGCCGCAGACCCCTCGCGCCAAGAAGGTCATCGAGTACGCCATCGAGGAGGCCCGCAACCTCAACCACAACTACGTCGGCACCGAGCACCTGCTGCTCGGGCTGCTGCGCGAGCACGATGGCGTCGCCGCCCAGGTGCTCATGAACCTGGGGCTCAAGCTCGAGCAGGTGCGTGAGGAAGTGCTCAACCTGCTGGGAGCGGGAGTGGAAAGCGAGGAAGCCGGTGACCCGCTGGAGCCCGCGGGCGAACAGCCCGCCAGCAGCGGAGGCGGTCAGCCCCAGCAGCGCACCAAGAGCAAGACTCCGGCGCTCGATTCCTTCGGGCGCGACCTGACCGAGCTGGCCCGGGCCGGGCAGCTCGATCCGGTCATCGGCCGCAAGGACGAGATCGAGCGTCTGATCCAGGTGCTCTGCCGTCGCACCAAGAACAACCCCGTCCTGCTGGGTGAGGCGGGCGTGGGCAAGACCGCCATCGTGGAAGGGCTGGCCCAGGCCATCGTCAGCAAGGACGTACCGGACCTGCTGCACGATCGGCGGCTTGTGGTGCTCGACCTGGCGATGATGGTCGCCGGCACCAAGTACCGCGGTCAGTTCGAGGAGCGCATCAAGGCGGTGATGAACGAAGTCCGCCGCGCCAAGAACGTCATCCTGTTCATCGACGAGCTGCACACGCTGGTCGGCGCGGGCGGCGCGGAAGGCGCCATCGACGCCAGCAACGTGCTCAAGCCCGCGCTCAGCCGCGGGGAGATCCAGTGCATCGGCGCCACCACCTTTGACGAGTACCGCAAGTACATCGAGAAGGACGCGGCCCTGGAGCGGCGCTTCCAGTCGATCATCGTCGAGCCGCCCAGCAAGAGCCAGACCATCGAGATTCTCAAGGGGCTGCGCCCCCGCTACGAGGAGCACCATCGCGTGCGCATCACCGACGACGCCATCGCCGAGGCGGTGGAGTTGTCGGACCGTTACATCACCGCCCGCGTGCAGCCGGACAAGTCGATCGACGTGATCGACGAGGCCGGGGCGCGCCTGCGGCTGAAGTCCATGACCAAGCCGCCGAACCTGGCCGAGATCGAGGAGAAGATCGAGCGTCTCTCCATCGCCAAGGACGAGGCGGTCAAGAACGCCGACTATGAGAAGGCCGCCGAACTGCGCGACCAGGCGGAGAAACTGCGCAAGGACAAGGAGAAGCTCCAGGAGGAGTGGAAGCGTCAGACCATGGAGGTCGGCGGCACGGTGGACGCGGAAATCATCGCCGAGGTCGTCAGCAAGATGACCGGCGTGCCGCTCACCCGGCTCGAGAAGGAGGAGTCGGCCCGGCTCATGCAGCTGGAGGCCGAGCTCCACAAGACGGTGGTCTCGCAGGACGAGGCGGTCAAGGCGGTGGCGCGGGCCATCCGCAAGGCGCGCTCGGGGCTCAAGGATCCCAAGCGCCCGATGGGCTCGTTCATCTTCGTCGGCCCCTCCGGCGTGGGCAAGACGCTGCTGGCCAAGGCGCTGGCCGAGTTCATGTTCGGCGACGCCGACGCCCTCGTGTACCTCGACATGTCGGAGTACATGGAGAAGCACAACGTCAGCCGCCTGATCGGCGCGCCCCCCGGCTACGTGGGTTACGAGGAGGGCGGCCAGCTCACCGAGCGGGTGCGGCGCCGGCCCTACGCGGTCATCCTGCTCGATGAGGTCGAGAAGGCCCACCCCGACGTCTTCAACATGCTCCTGCAGATCATGGAGGAGGGTCGGCTCACCGATTCCTTCGGCCGTCACGTGGACTTCAAGAACACCATCCTCATCATGACGTCGAACATCGGCGCCGACCTGATCAAGGGCGGGGCGGCGTTCGGCTTCGGCAAGCGCGCCGAGGTGCAGGACTACGACAAGATGAAGTCCACGCTCATGTCGGAGATCGAGAAGTTCTTCCGGCCCGAGTTCATCAACCGCCTCGATGAGGTCATCGTCTTCCGCCCGCTGGTGAAGGACGACCTGTACCACATCATCGAAATCGAACTGGCCAAGGTGCGCGAGCGGCTCTCCGCCAAGAACATGGCCCTTGAACTCGACCTGAAGGCCAAGGATTTCCTGATCGAG
- the rho gene encoding transcription termination factor Rho: protein MNETNAPAVSDHPSLLRAGQPRENDVNHRRSRRRRRRRGGGSRPAVDQVVTVESVGPDGEAAHPEAPRDSNAAPSPPAPGPPRKRFEDLTPLDPQPRMTLEHPGCAPSCRLIDLFCPIGFGTRGLIVAPPKAGKTILLQNIASGIARNHPNVELIALLIDERPEEVTDFKRNVPAQVLASSNDQDIETHINLAITAIDRAKRLIEDGRDVVVLLDSLTRVGRAFNNSRRYASSGRTMSGGLDSRALEVPKQLFGSARKAEEGGSLTIIATCLVDTGSRADQIIFEEFKGTGNMELILDRSIAERRLFPAINLAASGTRKEHLLLNEQELKTVTALRRRLINMPPHVQIEQLLNALKRFPTNADLVKG, encoded by the coding sequence ATGAATGAAACAAACGCACCGGCGGTGTCCGACCATCCATCCCTGCTGCGCGCCGGGCAGCCGCGGGAGAACGACGTGAATCATCGAAGGTCCAGGCGCCGCCGTCGCCGACGGGGCGGCGGCTCGCGTCCCGCTGTCGATCAGGTGGTGACGGTGGAGAGCGTGGGGCCGGATGGCGAGGCCGCCCATCCCGAGGCGCCACGCGATTCCAACGCGGCGCCATCGCCACCGGCGCCCGGCCCGCCTCGCAAGCGATTCGAGGATCTCACGCCGCTCGATCCCCAGCCGCGCATGACCCTGGAGCATCCCGGCTGCGCCCCGTCGTGCCGCCTGATTGATCTGTTCTGCCCCATTGGTTTCGGCACGCGTGGATTGATCGTGGCGCCGCCCAAGGCGGGCAAGACCATTCTGCTGCAGAACATCGCCTCGGGCATCGCCCGCAATCACCCGAACGTCGAGCTCATCGCCCTGCTCATCGACGAACGTCCCGAGGAAGTGACCGACTTCAAGCGCAACGTGCCGGCACAGGTGCTTGCCTCGTCCAACGATCAGGACATCGAGACGCACATCAACCTCGCCATCACCGCCATCGACCGGGCCAAGCGGCTCATCGAGGACGGGCGCGACGTGGTGGTGCTGCTCGACTCGCTGACTCGCGTGGGCCGGGCGTTCAACAACTCGCGCCGCTACGCCAGCAGCGGGCGCACCATGTCGGGCGGGCTGGATTCCCGCGCCCTGGAGGTGCCCAAGCAACTCTTCGGCTCCGCCCGCAAGGCGGAGGAAGGCGGCTCGCTCACCATCATCGCCACCTGCCTTGTCGACACCGGCTCGCGGGCCGATCAGATCATCTTTGAGGAGTTCAAGGGCACCGGCAACATGGAGTTGATTCTCGACCGATCCATCGCCGAGCGACGCCTCTTTCCCGCCATCAACCTGGCCGCCAGCGGCACACGCAAGGAGCACCTGCTGCTCAACGAGCAGGAACTCAAGACCGTCACCGCGCTGCGACGTCGGCTCATCAACATGCCGCCCCACGTGCAGATCGAGCAGCTGCTCAACGCGCTCAAACGCTTTCCCACCAACGCCGACCTGGTGAAGGGCTGA
- a CDS encoding MOSC domain-containing protein yields the protein MRASAEGVVEAIFITSEPAAPMREVSQVEAVAGKGLAGDRYAAMAGTFSKEGHVEQQVTLIEAEAIEAVRRDYQLDYRPIDSRRNILTRGVAVNHLVGREFTIGPVRLRGVKLAEPCGHMEKLCGKEGARKALIHRGGLRAEILAGGAIRTGDAIRVIP from the coding sequence ATGCGAGCATCAGCCGAAGGCGTTGTGGAGGCCATCTTCATCACTTCCGAACCCGCCGCCCCCATGCGCGAGGTATCGCAGGTCGAAGCAGTGGCGGGAAAGGGTCTCGCCGGAGACCGATACGCGGCCATGGCGGGCACCTTCTCGAAGGAAGGTCACGTCGAGCAGCAGGTGACGCTGATTGAAGCCGAGGCGATCGAGGCGGTGCGGCGGGACTATCAACTCGACTATCGCCCCATCGACTCACGCCGCAACATTCTGACGCGCGGGGTGGCGGTCAATCACCTGGTGGGTCGGGAGTTCACCATCGGCCCGGTCCGGCTTCGCGGGGTGAAACTCGCCGAGCCATGCGGCCACATGGAGAAACTCTGCGGCAAGGAAGGCGCCCGCAAGGCCCTGATCCACCGCGGCGGGCTGCGGGCGGAGATTCTCGCGGGGGGCGCCATCCGAACTGGAGATGCGATCCGGGTGATCCCCTGA